The following proteins are co-located in the Synechococcus sp. PROS-U-1 genome:
- a CDS encoding NAD(P)-dependent oxidoreductase: MTSVAVLGTGLLGTAIATRLLHQGLNVHVWNRDSSRIAPLAAMGANVIDDLEQVVENHRPIITVLRDASATTSVIDGVGHLQGSTVIPMGTMGVEESRNLAKHVAGQGGSYLEAPVLGSRPQALNGTLLVMAGGEALDFNQQHELLTHLAEQPMHVGPVGSGAATKLALNQMIASLTHSFSLSIRLIQQSGVPVETFMKILRPSALYAPTFDKKLQRMLDQHYSDPNFSTALLRKDLRLFLEEAAAAGLQTNGLQGLATLLEDAQGGDLDDQDYCALHELTVLR; this comes from the coding sequence ATGACCTCAGTGGCCGTTCTGGGCACAGGGCTCCTCGGAACGGCCATCGCCACGCGATTGCTACACCAGGGGCTCAATGTCCACGTTTGGAATCGTGACTCCTCCCGCATCGCCCCCTTGGCAGCGATGGGAGCCAACGTCATCGACGATCTAGAGCAGGTTGTCGAAAATCACCGGCCAATCATCACCGTCTTGCGGGATGCATCAGCGACAACCTCCGTGATTGACGGGGTTGGACATCTGCAGGGATCAACGGTGATCCCGATGGGAACCATGGGCGTGGAAGAAAGCCGCAACCTCGCCAAGCATGTGGCGGGTCAGGGCGGGAGTTATCTGGAAGCGCCGGTTCTCGGGAGCCGCCCCCAGGCTTTAAACGGCACCCTGCTGGTGATGGCTGGCGGTGAAGCCCTCGACTTCAATCAACAGCACGAGCTTCTGACTCACCTCGCGGAACAGCCAATGCACGTGGGCCCGGTGGGCAGTGGTGCCGCCACCAAGCTTGCACTGAATCAAATGATCGCCAGCCTCACCCACAGCTTTTCACTCTCGATCCGCTTGATTCAGCAGAGCGGTGTTCCGGTGGAGACCTTCATGAAGATCCTGCGCCCCTCTGCGCTCTACGCACCAACCTTCGACAAAAAACTCCAGCGCATGCTGGATCAGCACTACAGCGATCCCAATTTCAGCACCGCGCTCCTGCGCAAGGATCTCCGGCTGTTCCTGGAGGAAGCCGCTGCAGCGGGGCTTCAAACCAATGGACTTCAGGGCCTTGCCACACTTCTGGAGGATGCGCAGGGAGGTGACCTGGATGATCAGGACTATTGCGCGCTTCACGAACTCACCGTCCTGAGATGA
- the queC gene encoding 7-cyano-7-deazaguanine synthase QueC → MSQRTAIALLSGGLDSATAAALALEQGDRVIGLSFDYGQRHRRELEAAAAIADRLGLDEHHCIAVNLASWGGSALTDASISIPTHGVEDGCIPPTYVPGRNTVFISIGLSLAEARGAERLVLGVNAIDYSGYPDCRPDYLQAFQALANLASKAGREGHGAQLWAPLVQWSKVRIVEEALRLGVPIAATWSCYSGGITPCGVCDSCRIRDAALRDAGRADLCSQAIE, encoded by the coding sequence ATGAGTCAACGCACTGCGATCGCGCTGCTCTCGGGTGGGCTGGATTCCGCCACGGCTGCAGCCCTTGCCCTTGAGCAAGGCGACCGCGTCATTGGCCTCTCCTTCGACTACGGCCAGCGACACCGGCGCGAACTGGAGGCCGCTGCAGCCATTGCCGACCGTCTTGGCCTCGACGAACATCACTGCATCGCGGTGAATCTGGCCAGCTGGGGAGGCTCAGCCCTGACCGACGCCAGCATCTCCATTCCGACCCATGGCGTCGAGGACGGCTGCATCCCGCCCACCTATGTACCCGGGCGCAACACCGTGTTTATTTCCATTGGCCTCAGCCTGGCTGAGGCTCGCGGGGCCGAACGGTTGGTTCTTGGCGTCAATGCAATCGACTACTCGGGATACCCAGACTGTCGACCCGACTACCTCCAGGCCTTCCAGGCTCTGGCGAACCTGGCCAGTAAGGCCGGTCGAGAAGGTCACGGCGCCCAGCTCTGGGCACCCCTTGTGCAGTGGAGCAAGGTTCGCATCGTCGAAGAAGCCCTTCGCCTGGGTGTTCCCATCGCGGCAACCTGGAGCTGCTACAGCGGCGGAATAACCCCATGCGGTGTCTGTGACAGCTGCCGCATTCGAGATGCAGCACTGCGCGACGCAGGACGGGCCGATCTCTGCAGTCAGGCGATCGAATGA
- a CDS encoding anthranilate synthase component I family protein, with protein MISPKRLELPWQEPQALARQLVHIYGEQGLIWLDGDGSDLGRWATLAVNPQETICCRGLPGDPDATDPFAALRGLSPGHWCGWLSYEAAAWVEPGNPWASDGMATLWITRHDPVLRFDLQHRKVWIEATTTEALQTLSETLSQLVPPSTKQVKGIPLGAWHHHTPVPSYAAGVKRIQNLIAAGDLFQANLTACCSTPWPPGTSSIDLFLKLRRACPAPFAGLMITGHEEALLSASPERFLQMNRNGVVQTRPIKGTRPRHSLPERDAELAAELVSSDKDRAENVMIVDLLRNDLGRVCQPGSIRVPQLVGLESYSAVHHLTSVVEGQLQDGLNWVDLLQACWPGGSISGAPKLRACQRLHALEPTSRGPYCGSILRIDWDGTFDSNILIRSVLREGDTLRAHAGCGIVADSDPDSEAEELMWKMQPLLEALS; from the coding sequence ATGATCAGCCCGAAGCGGCTTGAACTGCCTTGGCAGGAACCCCAAGCCCTGGCCCGCCAACTGGTCCATATCTATGGGGAGCAAGGCCTGATCTGGCTGGATGGCGATGGCAGCGACCTCGGCCGCTGGGCGACGCTGGCGGTGAACCCGCAAGAGACCATCTGCTGCCGGGGACTGCCTGGCGATCCAGATGCCACAGATCCCTTCGCGGCTCTTCGCGGACTATCACCAGGACATTGGTGTGGCTGGTTGAGCTACGAAGCCGCCGCCTGGGTGGAACCGGGCAATCCCTGGGCCAGCGATGGGATGGCCACGCTTTGGATCACCCGTCACGATCCTGTGCTGCGTTTTGATTTGCAGCACCGCAAAGTCTGGATCGAAGCGACAACAACTGAAGCGCTGCAGACCCTGTCCGAGACACTCAGCCAACTCGTCCCGCCGTCCACGAAGCAAGTGAAGGGCATCCCACTGGGGGCATGGCATCACCACACACCGGTTCCCAGTTATGCCGCCGGCGTGAAACGCATCCAGAACCTGATCGCGGCGGGCGACCTGTTCCAGGCCAACCTCACCGCCTGCTGCAGCACACCCTGGCCTCCAGGGACCAGCAGCATCGATCTGTTTCTCAAACTGCGCCGGGCCTGCCCCGCCCCGTTTGCGGGCTTGATGATCACAGGGCACGAGGAAGCACTGCTCTCCGCATCCCCGGAACGGTTCCTCCAGATGAACCGCAATGGCGTTGTGCAAACCCGCCCGATCAAAGGCACCCGCCCCCGTCATTCGCTGCCCGAACGCGACGCCGAACTCGCTGCAGAACTGGTGAGCAGCGACAAAGACCGCGCCGAGAACGTGATGATTGTGGATCTGTTGCGCAATGACCTCGGCCGGGTATGCCAACCGGGCTCGATCCGCGTCCCCCAACTGGTTGGTCTCGAGAGTTACTCCGCCGTGCACCACCTCACGTCCGTTGTTGAGGGCCAGTTGCAGGACGGCCTGAACTGGGTTGACTTACTCCAGGCCTGCTGGCCGGGGGGTTCGATCAGTGGTGCACCAAAATTGCGGGCCTGCCAACGCCTGCACGCACTGGAACCCACCAGCCGCGGCCCCTATTGCGGCTCGATTCTGCGGATCGATTGGGATGGCACCTTCGACAGCAACATCCTGATCCGCTCCGTCCTGCGCGAGGGAGACACCCTGCGCGCCCATGCCGGCTGCGGGATTGTTGCTGACTCAGACCCCGACAGCGAAGCGGAGGAACTGATGTGGAAGATGCAGCCATTGCTGGAGGCTCTGTCATGA
- a CDS encoding aminotransferase class IV translates to MSTSIAWIDGHWGTAAALSLPLDDRGVLLADGLFETVLIRNGQPQLLHEHLQRWTNSAALLGMDPPPQHNELEPLIQEAIQRIQLNESDGALRLNWSRGSTEQRGIALPNSSIHRFWLGLHPCSAVFTPVTTITSRHEHRNASSRLSRCKTFAYGQAIQARREAQDQGVDDALLLNTAGAMCCGTTANLMIRRRGQWLTPALSSGCLPGVMRGRALAQGLAVETELTAEFEANDQAVLINSLSCRPIAAHNGRPMAATTRALELWHSLLD, encoded by the coding sequence ATGAGCACATCCATTGCCTGGATCGACGGCCACTGGGGAACCGCAGCAGCTCTGAGCCTTCCTCTCGACGACCGCGGAGTGCTGTTGGCCGACGGCCTTTTCGAAACCGTGCTGATCCGCAACGGACAGCCGCAGCTCCTGCATGAACATCTGCAGCGATGGACGAACAGTGCTGCGCTGCTGGGCATGGACCCACCCCCGCAGCACAACGAGCTGGAGCCTTTAATTCAAGAAGCGATTCAACGCATTCAGCTGAACGAAAGCGATGGGGCCCTACGCCTCAACTGGAGTCGAGGCAGCACGGAACAGCGCGGCATCGCGCTGCCGAACTCCAGCATCCATCGCTTCTGGCTCGGCCTGCACCCTTGCAGCGCGGTTTTCACACCAGTAACCACAATCACCAGTCGCCATGAGCACCGCAATGCCTCCAGCCGACTGAGCCGTTGCAAGACATTCGCCTATGGGCAAGCCATCCAGGCCCGCAGGGAAGCGCAGGACCAAGGCGTTGACGATGCTCTGCTCTTAAATACAGCAGGAGCCATGTGCTGTGGAACGACAGCCAACCTGATGATCAGGCGTCGCGGACAGTGGCTCACCCCAGCACTCAGCAGCGGCTGTCTTCCGGGGGTGATGCGGGGCCGTGCTCTGGCCCAGGGGCTGGCGGTAGAAACTGAGCTGACGGCAGAGTTCGAAGCAAATGATCAAGCCGTTCTGATCAACAGCCTCAGCTGCCGGCCGATCGCGGCCCACAACGGCAGGCCCATGGCCGCAACGACGCGTGCGTTGGAGCTATGGCACTCCCTGCTCGACTGA